A DNA window from Mesorhizobium sp. C432A contains the following coding sequences:
- the nadE gene encoding NAD(+) synthase, which produces MNIGSTQDAPAFTQALAIDPAAETDRIVAALREQLRGIRKRGLVLGLSGGIDSSVSAALAARAVGHQNVLCVLMPESDSDPESLRLGHLVADTFGVEAVVEDIGPTLRAMGCYERRDAFIRELVPDYGKGWASKIVIANVLEGEGYNISSLVVQDPQGKQTKLRMPVAVYLGIVAATNMKQRTRKQLEYYHADRLNFAVLGTPNRLEYDQGFFVKNGDGAADVKPIAHLYKTQVYALAAYLGIPEEVRNRPPTTDTYSLAQTQEEFYFSLPYDRMDLCLYGLNNGVSAEVVGQAAGLAASQIERVWADIAAKRKATRYLHLRPQLVGGVDEVGS; this is translated from the coding sequence ATGAACATCGGCTCAACCCAGGATGCGCCGGCCTTCACGCAAGCCCTGGCCATCGATCCCGCCGCCGAAACGGACAGGATCGTGGCGGCCCTGCGCGAGCAGTTGCGCGGCATTCGCAAGCGCGGCCTCGTGCTCGGTCTTTCGGGCGGTATAGATTCCAGCGTTTCGGCTGCATTGGCCGCGCGGGCCGTCGGCCACCAGAATGTGCTGTGCGTCCTCATGCCGGAAAGCGATTCCGACCCCGAAAGCCTGCGGCTCGGCCATCTGGTCGCCGACACTTTCGGCGTCGAGGCCGTTGTGGAGGATATCGGGCCGACCCTGCGGGCAATGGGCTGCTATGAACGCCGCGACGCCTTCATCCGCGAATTGGTCCCGGACTATGGCAAGGGCTGGGCCTCGAAGATCGTGATCGCGAACGTGCTCGAAGGCGAGGGCTACAACATCTCGTCGCTGGTGGTGCAGGACCCGCAAGGCAAGCAGACGAAACTGCGGATGCCGGTGGCAGTCTATCTCGGCATCGTTGCCGCCACCAACATGAAGCAGCGCACCCGCAAGCAGCTCGAATATTATCATGCCGACCGGCTGAACTTCGCCGTGCTCGGCACACCGAACCGGCTGGAATACGACCAGGGGTTCTTCGTCAAGAACGGCGACGGCGCCGCCGACGTCAAGCCGATCGCGCATCTCTACAAGACGCAGGTCTATGCGCTAGCCGCCTATCTCGGCATTCCGGAAGAGGTCCGCAACCGGCCGCCGACCACCGACACCTACTCGCTGGCGCAGACGCAGGAAGAATTCTACTTCTCCCTGCCTTACGATCGGATGGATCTGTGTCTCTACGGCCTCAACAACGGCGTGTCCGCCGAGGTGGTAGGGCAAGCGGCGGGATTGGCCGCCTCACAGATCGAACGTGTCTGGGCCGACATCGCCGCCAAGCGAAAGGCGACGCGCTATCTGCACCTGCGCCCGCAGCTCGTTGGCGGCGTGGACGAAGTCGGCTCCTGA